In the genome of Streptomyces collinus, one region contains:
- a CDS encoding NPP1 family protein translates to MSSRPFAHRRRWTIGAAGAAALVLASPATAFAAPPSALPANADALEQTYQPAYDYDTDGCYSTPAIGPDGTVNGGLKPTGALNGNCRDASDLDNTNGYARSKCNNGWCAILYALYFEKDQAVAGSGIGGHRHDFEHVAVFVQDNQVKYVSTSNHGGFTVRAASAIRFDGTHPKIVYHKDGIRTHCFRAANGNDEPPENHKRTWQYPALVGWNGYPAGVRDKLTSYDFGSANFGLKDGTFANHLAKAKPSGIPFDPYA, encoded by the coding sequence GTGTCGTCACGCCCGTTCGCCCACCGCAGGAGATGGACCATCGGCGCGGCCGGTGCCGCCGCCCTCGTCCTCGCCTCCCCCGCCACGGCCTTCGCCGCCCCACCGTCGGCGCTGCCCGCCAACGCGGACGCCCTGGAGCAGACGTACCAGCCCGCCTACGACTACGACACCGACGGCTGCTACTCCACGCCCGCGATCGGCCCGGACGGAACCGTGAACGGCGGGCTCAAACCGACCGGCGCCCTGAACGGCAACTGCCGGGACGCCTCGGACCTCGACAACACCAACGGCTACGCGCGCTCCAAGTGCAACAACGGATGGTGCGCCATCCTGTACGCCCTCTACTTCGAGAAGGACCAGGCGGTGGCCGGCAGCGGCATCGGAGGCCACCGGCACGACTTCGAGCACGTCGCGGTGTTCGTGCAGGACAACCAGGTCAAGTACGTGTCGACGTCCAACCACGGCGGCTTCACCGTGCGCGCGGCGTCCGCGATCCGCTTCGACGGCACGCACCCGAAGATCGTCTACCACAAGGACGGCATCAGAACACACTGCTTCCGCGCCGCGAACGGGAACGACGAGCCGCCGGAGAACCACAAGCGCACCTGGCAGTACCCGGCCCTGGTCGGCTGGAACGGCTACCCGGCCGGGGTGCGCGACAAGCTCACGTCGTACGACTTCGGCAGCGCCAACTTCGGCCTGAAGGACGGCACCTTCGCCAACCACCTCGCCAAGGCCAAGCCCTCCGGCATCCCCTTCGACCCGTACGCCTGA
- the ligD gene encoding non-homologous end-joining DNA ligase, with protein sequence MDLPLIPPMLATSGTLPSAAQDARWAYETKQDGQRVVVYLPGDGSVLLRARSGDDITAAYPELRPLATALGATPAVLDGEIMALDDQGRASFQLLQSRMGLAHAPARAARRAAEVPVHLVLFDLMHLRNDSLLRLPYARRRAALEDLGLAGPSWSTPRALVGHGAEALRATQEHGLEGLVCKRLDSVYEPGVRSRAWIKIRNMRTEDVLVGGWQPGKGRLTGLPGAVLVGQRAAGRLRYVGSVGTGWSEAERTELAALLGAAASDVCPFDPAPRAPGAHWVVPRLVGEVRYSTRTREGLLRQPSWLRLRPDLAPEEAAADIPDDMA encoded by the coding sequence GTGGACCTGCCGCTGATCCCGCCCATGCTCGCCACGTCCGGCACCCTGCCCTCCGCCGCGCAGGACGCGCGCTGGGCCTACGAGACCAAACAGGACGGCCAGCGCGTGGTGGTCTATCTGCCCGGGGACGGCAGTGTGCTGCTGCGCGCCCGCTCCGGTGACGACATCACGGCCGCCTACCCCGAACTGCGGCCGCTGGCCACCGCCCTCGGCGCCACCCCCGCCGTACTGGACGGCGAGATCATGGCCCTGGACGACCAGGGGCGCGCCAGCTTCCAGTTGCTGCAGTCCCGGATGGGTCTGGCCCACGCCCCCGCCAGGGCCGCGCGGCGGGCTGCGGAGGTCCCGGTCCATCTCGTGCTGTTCGACCTGATGCACCTGCGGAACGACTCCCTCCTGCGGCTCCCGTACGCCCGGCGCCGCGCGGCACTGGAGGACCTCGGCCTCGCCGGACCCTCCTGGTCGACCCCGCGCGCACTCGTCGGCCACGGCGCCGAGGCCCTGCGCGCCACCCAGGAGCACGGTCTGGAGGGCCTGGTCTGCAAGCGGCTCGACTCGGTGTACGAACCGGGGGTGCGTTCCCGGGCGTGGATCAAGATCCGCAACATGCGCACCGAGGACGTCCTGGTCGGCGGCTGGCAGCCCGGCAAGGGACGGCTCACCGGCCTGCCCGGCGCGGTGCTGGTCGGACAGCGTGCGGCGGGGCGGCTGCGCTACGTCGGCAGCGTCGGCACCGGCTGGAGCGAGGCCGAACGCACCGAACTCGCCGCGCTGCTGGGGGCCGCCGCGAGTGACGTCTGCCCCTTCGACCCCGCTCCGCGCGCTCCGGGCGCGCACTGGGTCGTACCCCGCCTGGTCGGCGAGGTCCGCTACAGCACCCGCACCCGGGAGGGGTTGCTGCGGCAGCCGTCCTGGCTGCGACTCCGGCCCGATCTCGCGCCCGAGGAGGCCGCGGCCGACATCCCGGACGACATGGCCTGA
- the hemC gene encoding hydroxymethylbilane synthase translates to MSVPELIRIVSRDSPMALAQVERVRAELAAAHPGVRTEVVPVKTTGDKWMGDLSQVEGKGAFTKEVDAALLAGEADLAVHCVKDVPADRPLPAGTVFAAFLKRDDIRDALIHPGGLTLDELPAGTRIGTSSVRRVAQLAATHPHLVCVPFRGNANKRLAKLAAGEADALLLAVSGLERIGREDVISEILSTETMMPPIGAGVLALQCREGDTALIDAVSGLGDPDTYRETTAERMFLHVLQGHCNSPIAGFAQVDRSGELSLRACVFTPDGKTRLNAHEWAGRLDPATLGTSVAVALLRQGAREIIDGIPH, encoded by the coding sequence ATGTCCGTCCCCGAACTGATTCGCATCGTCTCCCGCGACTCCCCCATGGCCCTCGCCCAGGTGGAGCGCGTCCGGGCCGAGTTGGCCGCCGCCCATCCCGGAGTGCGCACCGAGGTCGTGCCGGTGAAGACCACCGGCGACAAGTGGATGGGCGATCTGTCCCAGGTCGAGGGCAAGGGCGCGTTCACCAAGGAGGTCGACGCGGCGCTGCTGGCCGGCGAGGCCGACCTCGCCGTGCACTGCGTGAAGGACGTGCCCGCCGACCGGCCGCTCCCGGCGGGCACGGTGTTCGCCGCGTTCCTCAAGCGGGACGACATCCGCGACGCCCTGATCCACCCGGGCGGGCTCACCCTGGACGAGCTGCCGGCCGGGACGCGGATCGGCACCTCCTCGGTGCGCCGCGTCGCACAACTGGCCGCCACGCACCCCCACCTGGTGTGTGTGCCGTTCCGCGGCAACGCCAACAAGCGTCTGGCGAAGCTGGCCGCCGGCGAGGCGGACGCCCTGCTGCTCGCGGTCTCCGGCCTGGAGCGCATCGGCCGCGAGGACGTGATCAGCGAGATCCTCTCGACGGAGACGATGATGCCGCCCATCGGTGCGGGCGTGCTGGCGCTGCAGTGCCGCGAGGGAGACACCGCGCTGATCGACGCCGTGAGCGGCCTCGGCGACCCGGACACCTACCGGGAGACCACCGCCGAGCGCATGTTCCTGCATGTGCTGCAAGGGCACTGCAACAGCCCCATCGCCGGGTTCGCGCAGGTGGACCGCAGTGGCGAACTGTCCCTGCGGGCCTGTGTGTTCACCCCGGACGGCAAGACCCGGCTCAACGCCCACGAGTGGGCGGGCCGGCTCGACCCGGCCACGCTCGGCACCTCGGTCGCCGTGGCCCTGCTGCGCCAGGGCGCCCGCGAGATCATCGACGGCATCCCGCACTGA
- a CDS encoding questin oxidase family protein: MDTHDTTGTLEDALGRLHASGPERLGRLTNHAPMVVEALTAHGRADAVHRWLDLYRHKLEDLPRPVAPVTGADWRSALGDPRRAADWIGYFGRALTGQPWRDVLAVWWPRLLPGMYGGSTHPVIRVGHAVRALGAHENAPRLAELAHGLGYWAARHRPVSGIAALPAAPSAARSLDAVPPIADPRGGFPDRLAAVRRLPLWAQNVTGPDTARERLAELVRAATHRYATHGHGEATMLVHAATAPNAVLRTLGSLPRALWAPSLHAAWTASAAVTAMYATAEPVADVPAPRCTAQEVLERALAHGDEHVVKLTDTALDVGDERALAAALRAVELSDPLVPN; the protein is encoded by the coding sequence ATGGACACGCACGACACGACAGGGACCCTCGAAGACGCCCTCGGACGTCTCCACGCCTCGGGGCCGGAGCGGCTCGGCCGGCTCACCAATCACGCCCCGATGGTCGTGGAGGCGCTCACCGCACACGGCCGGGCGGACGCCGTGCACCGGTGGCTGGACCTGTACCGGCACAAACTGGAGGACCTGCCCCGGCCCGTCGCTCCCGTGACGGGCGCCGACTGGCGTTCGGCGCTGGGCGACCCGCGCCGGGCCGCCGACTGGATCGGGTACTTCGGCCGGGCGCTCACCGGGCAGCCGTGGCGGGACGTCCTCGCCGTGTGGTGGCCGCGGCTGCTGCCCGGGATGTACGGCGGCTCCACGCATCCCGTCATCCGCGTCGGGCATGCCGTACGGGCCCTGGGGGCCCACGAGAACGCGCCGCGGCTCGCCGAACTCGCGCACGGGCTGGGCTACTGGGCCGCCCGGCACCGGCCCGTCTCCGGCATCGCGGCCCTGCCCGCGGCCCCGAGTGCCGCGCGGTCCCTGGACGCCGTGCCTCCGATCGCCGACCCCCGGGGCGGATTCCCCGACCGGCTGGCGGCCGTACGGCGGTTGCCGCTGTGGGCGCAGAACGTGACCGGCCCGGACACGGCCCGGGAGCGCCTCGCCGAACTGGTGCGCGCCGCGACCCACCGCTACGCCACCCACGGCCACGGCGAGGCGACCATGCTCGTGCACGCGGCGACCGCGCCCAACGCCGTCCTGCGCACCCTCGGCTCCCTGCCCCGCGCCCTGTGGGCACCGAGCCTGCACGCGGCGTGGACCGCGTCCGCGGCCGTCACCGCCATGTACGCCACCGCCGAACCCGTCGCGGACGTCCCCGCACCCCGGTGCACGGCGCAGGAGGTACTGGAACGGGCCCTCGCGCACGGTGACGAGCACGTCGTGAAGCTCACCGACACCGCCCTCGACGTCGGCGACGAGCGGGCCCTCGCCGCGGCCCTGCGGGCGGTGGAACTGAGCGATCCGCTCGTCCCGAACTGA
- a CDS encoding MarR family winged helix-turn-helix transcriptional regulator, whose translation MPTPPLPDAPSPEVTEIERALTRITYLSTRARRHERLMALAGVPLDRAAVALLRQIADSEPQRPGELAARLGVEASHVTRTVQQLQKSGYVTRVPDPDDRRAQRIELTDAGGEAIAKVREAGVRGMQRALSDWSPEELRQLATLFHRMVDDFLAYAGDEEGQPGSAPAGTA comes from the coding sequence ATGCCCACACCACCGCTCCCCGACGCCCCCTCGCCGGAAGTGACCGAGATCGAGCGTGCGCTCACCCGCATCACCTACCTGAGCACGCGCGCCCGCCGGCACGAACGGCTGATGGCCCTGGCGGGCGTCCCGCTCGACCGCGCCGCCGTCGCCCTGCTGCGACAGATCGCCGACTCCGAGCCGCAGCGGCCGGGGGAGCTCGCCGCCCGGCTGGGCGTGGAGGCCTCGCACGTCACACGCACGGTGCAGCAGTTGCAGAAGTCCGGCTACGTCACCCGCGTCCCCGACCCGGACGACCGCCGCGCCCAGCGCATCGAGCTCACCGACGCCGGGGGCGAGGCCATCGCCAAGGTCCGCGAGGCCGGCGTCCGCGGCATGCAGAGGGCGCTCTCGGACTGGTCCCCGGAAGAACTGCGGCAGCTCGCGACGCTCTTCCACCGCATGGTCGACGACTTCCTCGCCTACGCCGGCGACGAGGAAGGCCAACCCGGCTCGGCCCCGGCCGGCACGGCCTGA